A genome region from Ottowia testudinis includes the following:
- a CDS encoding 2-oxoglutarate dehydrogenase E1 component, whose protein sequence is MNETKSVYQTYQGNTYLFGGNAPYVEEMYESYLANPGSVPDSWREYFDALQNVPAVDGSNAKDVPHLPVINAFAERAKAGGTQVVQASGADSELGRKRTAVQQLIAAYRNVGALWADLDPLKRAERQDIRELEPSFYGFTDADMETVFNTSNTFFGKDTMSLRELLNALRETYCGTIGAEYMYITDQGKKRWWQQKLESARTNPQLNAEQKKHVLERLTAAEGLERFLHTKYVGQKRFSLEGGESFIVAMDELVNQAGKQGVQEIVIGMAHRGRLNVLVNTLGKMPAMLFAEFDHTAPEELPAGDVKYHQGFSSDVSTPGGPVHLSLAFNPSHLEIVNPVVEGSVRARQDRRGDGEGDSVLPVLVHGDAAFAGQGVVMETLALSETRGYYTGGTVHLVINNQIGFTTSDPRDSRSTLYCTDVVKMIEAPVLHVNGDDPEAVVLATQLALDYRQEFNKDVVVDIVCFRKLGHNEQDTPMLTQPLMYTKIGKHPGTRKLYGDKLITQGVLPADGPDQMVATYRAAMDAGKHTVDPVLTNFKSKYAVDWSPYLNQKWTDAADTAIPLAEWKRLAERVTTLPEGFTVHTLVKKVLEDRAAMGRGEINVDWGMGEHMAFASLVASGYPVRLSGEDCGRGTFVHRHAVLHDQKREKWDVGTYVPLQHVADNQAPFNVIDSILSEEAVLGFEYGYASNDPNTLVIWEAQFGDFVNGAQVLIDQFIASGEVKWGRVNGITLMLPHGYEGQGPEHSSARLERFMQLSADTNMQVVQPTTASQIFHVLRRQMIRPLRKPLVIMTPKSLLRNKDATSPLAEFTKGGFQTVIGDHGSVKADKVKRVIACSGKVYYDLAKRREEKGIDDVAILRVEQLYPFPHKAFAAELKKYPHATEVVWCQDEPQNQGAWFFVQHYIHENMAAGQRLGYAGRAASASPAVGYAHLHQEQQKALIDAAFGKLKGFVLQK, encoded by the coding sequence ATGAACGAGACGAAATCCGTCTATCAAACCTACCAGGGCAACACCTATCTCTTTGGCGGCAATGCGCCATATGTCGAGGAGATGTATGAAAGCTACCTCGCCAACCCGGGCAGCGTGCCCGATTCGTGGCGCGAGTATTTCGATGCCCTGCAAAACGTGCCCGCGGTCGATGGCAGCAACGCCAAGGATGTACCGCACCTGCCGGTCATCAACGCGTTCGCCGAGCGCGCCAAGGCAGGTGGCACGCAGGTGGTGCAAGCGTCCGGCGCCGACTCCGAGCTGGGGCGCAAGCGCACCGCGGTTCAACAGCTGATCGCCGCGTACCGCAACGTCGGCGCGCTGTGGGCCGATCTGGATCCGCTCAAGCGGGCCGAGCGCCAGGACATCCGCGAGCTGGAGCCATCGTTCTACGGCTTCACCGACGCGGACATGGAGACGGTGTTCAACACCAGCAACACCTTCTTCGGCAAGGACACGATGTCGCTGCGCGAGCTGCTGAATGCGCTGCGCGAGACCTATTGCGGCACCATCGGCGCCGAATACATGTACATCACCGACCAGGGCAAGAAGCGCTGGTGGCAACAAAAGCTGGAAAGCGCGCGCACCAACCCGCAATTGAACGCCGAGCAAAAAAAGCATGTGCTGGAGCGCCTGACCGCCGCTGAGGGGCTGGAGCGCTTTTTGCACACCAAGTACGTCGGCCAGAAGCGCTTTTCGCTCGAGGGCGGCGAGAGCTTCATCGTCGCCATGGACGAGCTGGTCAACCAGGCCGGCAAGCAAGGTGTGCAAGAGATCGTCATCGGCATGGCCCACCGTGGCCGCCTGAACGTGCTGGTCAACACGCTGGGCAAGATGCCCGCGATGCTGTTCGCCGAGTTCGACCACACCGCCCCCGAAGAGCTGCCGGCGGGCGACGTGAAGTATCACCAGGGCTTTTCCAGCGACGTATCGACCCCCGGCGGCCCGGTGCACCTGTCGTTGGCGTTCAACCCCTCGCACCTCGAAATCGTCAACCCCGTGGTCGAAGGCAGCGTGCGCGCACGCCAGGACCGCCGTGGCGACGGCGAGGGCGACTCCGTGCTGCCCGTGCTGGTGCATGGCGATGCCGCCTTTGCCGGCCAGGGCGTGGTCATGGAGACGCTGGCGCTGTCCGAAACGCGCGGTTATTACACCGGCGGTACCGTGCACCTCGTCATCAACAACCAGATCGGCTTCACCACCAGCGACCCGCGCGATAGCCGCTCCACGCTGTATTGCACCGACGTGGTCAAGATGATCGAAGCACCCGTGCTGCACGTGAACGGCGACGACCCCGAGGCGGTGGTGCTGGCCACGCAACTGGCGTTGGACTACCGGCAGGAGTTCAACAAGGACGTGGTGGTCGACATCGTGTGCTTCCGCAAGCTGGGTCACAACGAGCAGGACACGCCCATGCTGACGCAGCCGCTGATGTACACCAAGATCGGCAAGCACCCGGGCACGCGCAAGCTGTATGGCGACAAACTGATCACGCAGGGCGTGCTGCCGGCCGACGGCCCCGACCAGATGGTGGCCACCTACCGCGCCGCCATGGACGCCGGCAAGCACACGGTGGACCCGGTGCTGACCAATTTCAAAAGCAAGTACGCGGTCGATTGGTCCCCTTACCTGAACCAGAAGTGGACCGATGCCGCCGACACGGCCATTCCGCTGGCCGAATGGAAGCGCCTGGCCGAGCGCGTCACCACCCTGCCCGAGGGCTTCACCGTCCACACCCTGGTCAAGAAGGTGCTGGAAGACCGCGCCGCCATGGGCCGCGGCGAGATCAACGTCGACTGGGGCATGGGCGAGCACATGGCCTTTGCCAGCCTGGTGGCCAGCGGCTACCCGGTGCGCCTGTCGGGCGAGGACTGCGGGCGCGGCACCTTCGTGCACCGCCATGCTGTGCTGCACGACCAGAAGCGCGAGAAGTGGGACGTCGGCACCTACGTGCCGCTGCAGCACGTGGCCGACAACCAGGCGCCGTTCAACGTCATCGACTCCATCCTGTCCGAAGAGGCAGTGCTGGGCTTCGAATACGGCTATGCCTCGAACGACCCCAACACCCTGGTGATCTGGGAAGCGCAGTTTGGCGACTTCGTCAACGGCGCGCAGGTGCTGATCGACCAATTCATTGCGTCGGGTGAAGTCAAATGGGGCCGTGTCAACGGCATCACGCTGATGCTGCCGCACGGTTATGAGGGGCAGGGGCCCGAGCACTCGTCGGCGCGGCTGGAGCGCTTCATGCAGCTGTCGGCCGACACCAACATGCAGGTGGTGCAGCCCACCACGGCCAGTCAGATCTTCCATGTGCTGCGCCGCCAGATGATCCGCCCGCTGCGCAAGCCGCTGGTCATCATGACGCCCAAGAGCCTGCTGCGCAACAAGGACGCCACATCGCCGCTGGCCGAGTTCACCAAGGGGGGCTTTCAGACCGTCATCGGCGATCACGGCAGCGTCAAGGCCGACAAGGTCAAGCGCGTCATTGCCTGCTCGGGCAAGGTGTATTACGACCTGGCCAAGCGGCGCGAAGAAAAAGGCATCGACGACGTGGCCATCCTGCGCGTCGAGCAGCTCTACCCGTTTCCGCACAAGGCGTTCGCCGCCGAGCTTAAAAAATACCCGCATGCGACTGAAGTCGTGTGGTGCCAGGACGAGCCGCAGAACCAGGGTGCCTGGTTCTTCGTGCAGCACTACATCCACGAAAACATGGCCGCAGGCCAGAGGCTGGGCTACGCCGGCCGCGCCGCGTCGGCGTCGCCCGCGGTGGGCTACGCGCACTTGCACCAGGAGCAGCAAAAAGCGCTGATCGACGCCGCCTTCGGCAAGCTCAAGGGCTTTGTGCTTCAAAAATAA